Proteins from a single region of Bradyrhizobium diazoefficiens:
- a CDS encoding HPr family phosphocarrier protein has product MSDDAPQAGTSVPAGAISKELLIINKRGLHARASAKFVQAVERFNAQVWVTRGCETVGGTSIMGLMMLAAGPGTSITVAAAGEDAEAALAAITELVESKFNEEGT; this is encoded by the coding sequence ATGAGTGACGACGCGCCACAAGCGGGGACAAGCGTGCCCGCGGGTGCGATCTCCAAAGAGCTCCTGATCATCAACAAGCGTGGCCTGCACGCCCGCGCCTCGGCGAAATTCGTCCAGGCGGTCGAGCGCTTCAACGCGCAAGTGTGGGTGACGCGCGGCTGCGAGACCGTCGGCGGCACCTCGATCATGGGCCTGATGATGCTCGCGGCCGGACCGGGCACGTCGATCACGGTGGCTGCCGCAGGCGAGGACGCCGAAGCCGCGCTTGCGGCGATCACCGAGCTGGTTGAAAGCAAGTTCAACGAAGAAGGGACTTAG
- a CDS encoding PTS sugar transporter subunit IIA, with translation MIGLVLVTHGRLADEFKAALEHVMGPQKQIEAITIGAEDDSDLCRSDIIEAVNRVDSGDGVAILTDMFGGTPSNLAISCMSRPKVEVLAGINLPMLVKLAKVREERPLPDAIAMAQEAGRKYVTIASRVLAGK, from the coding sequence ATGATTGGTCTAGTACTTGTGACCCACGGGCGCCTTGCCGACGAATTCAAGGCAGCGCTTGAACATGTCATGGGCCCACAAAAGCAAATCGAAGCGATTACGATCGGAGCCGAAGATGATTCCGATCTCTGCCGAAGCGACATCATCGAGGCGGTTAACCGCGTCGATTCCGGCGACGGCGTTGCGATCCTCACCGACATGTTCGGCGGCACCCCGTCGAATCTCGCGATTTCCTGCATGAGCCGACCCAAGGTCGAAGTGCTCGCAGGCATCAACCTGCCCATGCTGGTGAAGCTCGCCAAGGTGCGCGAGGAGCGGCCGCTGCCCGACGCGATCGCGATGGCGCAGGAAGCCGGCCGCAAATACGTCACCATCGCCAGTCGGGTGCTCGCCGGCAAATGA